Proteins encoded within one genomic window of Phototrophicus methaneseepsis:
- a CDS encoding ERF family protein: MSDNNEKSPEKLRSEKSLFTKMASIMGELKRLPKNGYNSYHRYEYATDADVLDTIRQKMAEYNIAFFASMVDHNYEEITTNDGKTAYHIIVKLEFTFACGDTGQTMTLSWRGESIDTNDKGTSKAATTGEKYFLLKTFMLSTGDVQDDADNTSPEIVQRNNNGHRPKPPSSNGGGVRRGSSAPKKPPSNGTAKASSNDASNGTTNGSSPGRTPISPFTPWQHQEINLTEIRNMYERWEKEPGSSDILVEDAKKQLGSVMSFATLADYQTRFAETIKRIIADAEGVPF; this comes from the coding sequence ATGAGCGACAACAACGAGAAATCACCTGAGAAGTTACGAAGCGAAAAAAGCCTCTTTACGAAGATGGCATCCATCATGGGTGAGCTGAAGCGGCTGCCCAAGAATGGCTACAATAGCTATCACCGCTATGAGTACGCCACCGACGCCGACGTGCTGGATACAATTCGGCAGAAGATGGCCGAATACAATATTGCCTTCTTCGCTTCAATGGTCGATCACAACTACGAAGAAATCACGACAAACGATGGCAAGACGGCTTATCACATCATCGTGAAGCTGGAATTCACATTCGCTTGTGGGGATACGGGCCAGACGATGACGCTATCCTGGCGGGGCGAGAGCATCGATACCAACGACAAGGGGACCAGCAAAGCGGCCACCACTGGCGAGAAGTACTTCCTGCTGAAGACATTCATGCTCAGCACCGGTGATGTGCAGGACGATGCCGACAATACCTCGCCGGAGATTGTCCAGCGCAACAACAACGGTCATCGACCCAAGCCGCCGAGCAGCAATGGCGGTGGTGTGAGGAGGGGATCATCTGCGCCGAAGAAGCCACCCTCGAACGGCACGGCTAAGGCATCCAGCAATGATGCATCGAATGGAACAACAAATGGATCGAGTCCTGGCCGCACGCCGATATCGCCATTTACGCCCTGGCAGCACCAGGAGATTAACCTCACTGAGATTCGCAATATGTACGAGCGGTGGGAGAAGGAGCCGGGCAGCAGCGATATCCTCGTCGAGGATGCTAAGAAGCAGCTTGGCAGTGTCATGAGCTTCGCCACCCTGGCCGATTACCAGACACGATTCGCGGAGACGATAAAGCGCATCATCGCCGATGCCGAGGGCGTGCCTTTTTAG
- a CDS encoding HEAT repeat domain-containing protein, whose product MRRVPQIRIFLASPGDVNEERAVALEVMDMLEYDPLFKLNGAGGISIHAVAWDKLGSDTPMRATMTPQTAIKDGLPLPSQCDIVLVLFWGRMGTPLPLSEYQKKDGTPYLSGTEWEYLDAIHAEGKYGRPITLLYQRTQEPLLDIKDLKQVEQYHAVLNFFKQFRDPDTGALSGGVNEYKSPEDFRTKLSNHLRKIIIGILSSEDFSEPKSVLRPLVEPPPLWEGSPFPGLRAFKEVDAPIFFGRGQEISELVRRIESDRFVAVVAASGSGKSSLVAAGLIPRLRANAIASDETGSKDWRFVHLTPGEGESPFSTMFKALCESFPEHPISPFMIVEEKQAFVNSLNKDASAIVDIVNALMKEANAPSWAETLFFIDQFEELFTLVSEADRPQFIAVLDAIANSNRLRCIVTMRSDFYSSCLEYPSLVALLKASTYPLAAPTAGALIEMIKRPAERAGLTWDEGLPERIQADTGSDNGALAVMAYALDELYRASTNDKRLSFDAYDEIGGIDGAIGKRAEDTFDSLNLPNKERILQYVFRELVTIDDRGVATRQRASTKQFDSEAMLLVRSFVEARLLVRFEQTIEVAHEALFRSWKRLNTWIEETREDLRSLRRMRQAAREWDNAEKSTLLLWSAERQMPIYEIIERLDINLTDIEQQFLRPEQELIQEELANQYMPEHTYRTKLDRVEKIQGDIVKAQCAALNNPNRHIRLAAVKALESLEAQVAIPDLLLLLKDEDIDVRLAAVAALESLEAQVAIPDLLLLLKDEAWPVRQAAVEALERLEAQVAIPDLLLLLKDKDGPRQAAVAALESLEAQVVIPDLLLLLKDEDGPVRQAAVEALGRLEAQVAIPDLLLLLKDEDWQVRQAAVAVLGRLEAQVAIPDLLLLLKDEDWPVRQAAVAALESLEAQVAIPDLLLLLKDEDWPVRQAAVAALVRLEAQVAIPDLLLLLKDEDWQVRQAAVEALGRLEAQVAIPDLLLLLKDEDGPVRQAAVAALVSLEAQVAIPDLLLLLKDEDIDVRQAAVAALVSLEAQVAIPDLLLLLKDEAWQVRQAAVAALGRLEAQVAIPNLLLLLKDEAWPVRQAAVAALVRLEAQVAIPDLLLLLKDEMWQVRQAAVAALVRLEAQVAIPDLLLLLKDEMWQVRQAAVAALESLEAQVAIPDLLLLLKDEDGPRQAAVAALVSLDAREFILALVGLLHDENSSVRSSVLDVLGGLKVQAAVVEIIQHLGDWNSAVRSSAVAALRNLKARDAVPELVSRLQIEKYSKVISQIAMTLATLDDDSGLAVLQENVKSLNENRRQDSALGLSLLSALPLDTPLLTDKSLNVRSIAAVGLVLSHDVNAKTILQSLSDKDLIDTLIGWLSDGSFPELPRAAVAQTLEYIGQ is encoded by the coding sequence ATGCGCCGTGTGCCTCAGATCAGAATATTCCTAGCTTCTCCTGGTGATGTAAATGAAGAACGGGCTGTTGCCCTAGAAGTAATGGACATGCTCGAATATGACCCTCTGTTTAAGCTCAATGGCGCAGGGGGTATTTCCATTCATGCTGTTGCCTGGGACAAGCTTGGTAGTGATACGCCTATGCGTGCGACAATGACGCCTCAAACTGCTATTAAAGATGGTTTACCGCTCCCATCACAGTGTGACATTGTGCTTGTCTTATTCTGGGGACGTATGGGAACGCCATTGCCACTTTCAGAATATCAAAAGAAAGATGGAACTCCTTATCTTTCAGGGACTGAGTGGGAATATTTGGACGCAATTCACGCTGAAGGTAAATATGGCAGGCCTATAACTTTACTTTATCAGCGCACTCAAGAACCCCTACTTGATATAAAAGATCTTAAACAAGTTGAGCAATATCATGCTGTTCTTAACTTTTTTAAACAATTTCGTGATCCAGATACGGGAGCTTTATCTGGAGGTGTCAATGAATATAAATCACCAGAGGATTTCCGTACTAAATTAAGTAATCATCTTCGAAAAATTATTATCGGTATTTTATCGTCTGAAGATTTTTCCGAGCCAAAAAGCGTTTTGCGACCATTAGTCGAACCGCCTCCATTATGGGAAGGCTCGCCTTTCCCTGGTTTACGTGCTTTTAAAGAAGTTGATGCTCCAATCTTTTTTGGACGAGGGCAAGAGATCAGTGAACTTGTTAGACGAATTGAATCTGATCGATTTGTAGCTGTTGTTGCAGCATCAGGAAGTGGTAAATCGTCACTCGTGGCTGCAGGTTTGATTCCCCGTTTGAGAGCTAATGCGATTGCCAGTGATGAAACAGGTAGTAAAGATTGGCGTTTTGTGCATTTAACTCCAGGGGAAGGGGAAAGCCCATTCTCAACAATGTTCAAAGCTCTTTGTGAAAGCTTCCCAGAGCATCCTATTTCTCCATTTATGATCGTTGAAGAAAAACAAGCATTTGTGAATAGCTTGAATAAAGATGCTTCAGCAATAGTAGACATCGTTAATGCGTTGATGAAAGAGGCAAATGCGCCATCATGGGCTGAGACGCTTTTCTTTATCGATCAATTTGAGGAATTGTTCACTTTAGTTTCAGAGGCCGATCGGCCTCAATTCATTGCTGTTTTAGATGCAATTGCAAATTCAAATCGTCTTCGATGCATCGTAACTATGCGCTCTGATTTCTATTCAAGCTGTTTAGAATATCCCTCATTAGTAGCGTTACTAAAAGCTTCGACTTATCCGCTAGCAGCTCCTACAGCTGGTGCTTTAATTGAGATGATCAAACGTCCAGCAGAACGAGCCGGGTTGACATGGGATGAAGGTTTGCCAGAGCGAATACAGGCAGATACAGGTAGTGACAATGGCGCTTTGGCGGTGATGGCCTATGCATTGGACGAGCTTTATCGTGCTTCTACGAATGATAAACGTCTCAGCTTCGATGCTTATGATGAAATTGGCGGTATAGATGGTGCTATTGGTAAACGTGCAGAGGATACTTTTGATAGCCTGAACCTGCCAAATAAAGAACGGATATTACAGTATGTGTTCCGCGAACTGGTTACGATCGATGACAGAGGTGTGGCTACTCGACAAAGAGCTTCGACAAAGCAATTTGATTCTGAAGCGATGTTACTCGTTCGTTCTTTTGTTGAAGCAAGACTTTTAGTTCGTTTTGAGCAAACTATTGAGGTCGCTCATGAGGCATTGTTTCGTAGTTGGAAGCGATTGAATACGTGGATCGAAGAAACACGTGAAGATTTGCGTAGTTTGCGTCGTATGCGGCAAGCTGCGCGAGAATGGGATAATGCGGAAAAATCCACTCTTCTGTTATGGTCTGCAGAGCGACAAATGCCTATCTACGAAATTATAGAGCGTTTGGATATTAATTTAACCGATATAGAGCAGCAATTCTTACGACCGGAACAGGAACTCATCCAGGAAGAACTTGCGAATCAATATATGCCTGAACATACCTATCGCACAAAGTTGGATCGTGTTGAGAAAATTCAAGGTGATATCGTAAAAGCTCAATGTGCAGCTCTTAATAATCCTAATAGACATATCCGCCTGGCAGCGGTCAAGGCTTTGGAGAGTTTGGAAGCGCAGGTGGCCATTCCTGACTTGCTGTTGCTGCTGAAGGATGAGGATATTGATGTTCGCCTGGCGGCCGTGGCGGCTTTGGAGAGTTTGGAAGCGCAGGTGGCCATTCCTGACTTGCTGTTGCTGCTGAAGGATGAGGCGTGGCCGGTTCGACAGGCGGCCGTGGAGGCTTTGGAGAGATTGGAAGCGCAGGTGGCCATTCCTGACTTGCTGTTGCTGCTGAAGGATAAGGATGGGCCGCGACAGGCGGCCGTGGCGGCTTTGGAGAGTTTGGAAGCGCAGGTGGTCATTCCTGACTTGCTGTTGCTGCTGAAGGATGAGGATGGGCCGGTTCGACAGGCGGCCGTGGAGGCTTTAGGTCGTTTGGAAGCGCAGGTGGCCATTCCTGACTTGCTGTTGCTGCTGAAGGATGAGGATTGGCAGGTTCGACAGGCGGCCGTGGCGGTTTTAGGTCGTTTGGAAGCGCAGGTAGCCATTCCTGACTTGCTGTTGCTGCTGAAGGATGAGGATTGGCCGGTTCGACAGGCGGCCGTGGCGGCTTTGGAGAGTTTGGAAGCGCAGGTGGCCATTCCTGACTTGCTGTTGCTGCTGAAGGATGAGGATTGGCCCGTTCGACAGGCGGCCGTGGCGGCTTTGGTGAGATTGGAAGCGCAGGTGGCCATTCCTGACTTGCTGTTGCTGCTGAAGGATGAGGATTGGCAGGTTCGACAGGCGGCCGTGGAGGCTTTAGGTCGTTTGGAAGCGCAGGTGGCCATTCCTGACTTGTTGTTGCTGCTGAAGGATGAGGATGGGCCGGTTCGACAGGCGGCCGTGGCGGCTTTGGTGAGTTTGGAAGCGCAGGTGGCCATTCCTGACTTGCTGTTGCTGCTGAAGGATGAGGATATTGATGTTCGACAGGCGGCCGTGGCGGCTTTGGTGAGTTTGGAAGCGCAGGTGGCCATTCCTGACTTGCTGTTGCTGCTGAAGGATGAGGCGTGGCAGGTTCGACAGGCGGCCGTGGCGGCTTTAGGTCGTTTGGAAGCGCAGGTGGCCATTCCTAACTTGCTGTTGCTGCTGAAGGATGAGGCGTGGCCCGTTCGACAGGCGGCCGTGGCGGCTTTGGTGAGATTGGAAGCGCAGGTGGCCATTCCTGACTTGCTGTTGCTGCTGAAGGATGAGATGTGGCAGGTTCGACAGGCGGCCGTGGCGGCTTTGGTGAGATTGGAAGCGCAGGTGGCCATTCCTGACTTGCTGTTGCTGCTGAAGGATGAGATGTGGCAGGTTCGACAGGCGGCCGTGGCGGCTTTGGAGAGTTTGGAAGCGCAGGTGGCCATTCCTGACTTGCTGTTGCTGCTGAAGGATGAGGATGGGCCGCGACAGGCGGCCGTGGCGGCTTTGGTGAGTTTGGATGCGCGAGAATTTATTCTGGCTCTAGTGGGCCTTCTGCACGATGAGAACAGTTCTGTTCGGTCCTCTGTGCTAGACGTATTAGGAGGTTTAAAAGTACAAGCTGCTGTTGTTGAGATAATTCAGCATTTAGGTGACTGGAATAGTGCTGTGCGATCTTCAGCAGTAGCAGCTCTTAGAAACTTAAAAGCTCGTGATGCAGTACCTGAACTTGTCAGTCGCCTTCAAATTGAGAAATATAGCAAGGTTATCAGCCAGATAGCAATGACCCTTGCTACTCTAGATGATGATTCAGGCTTGGCTGTCCTGCAAGAGAATGTGAAATCGCTGAATGAGAATCGCCGCCAAGATAGTGCCCTCGGTTTAAGTTTGTTGAGTGCTTTGCCTCTCGATACACCATTGCTAACTGATAAGTCTCTTAATGTAAGATCTATTGCTGCTGTGGGGCTCGTTCTATCGCATGACGTGAATGCGAAGACCATACTACAATCACTTTCTGATAAGGATCTGATTGACACACTAATAGGCTGGCTCTCAGATGGTAGCTTTCCTGAATTGCCACGTGCGGCTGTTGCTCAGACGCTGGAGTATATTGGACAGTAG
- a CDS encoding tetratricopeptide repeat protein, with translation MSDIEDTGTANQVSEKAVVKGSVFLSYARADDTSDYNDPEKSFMLRLYTYLTDKGFQVWWDRQNMPNRGLTFMKEISDAIDKVDRLILVVGPGAVESEYVRQEWEYALSICKVVTPILRHGDYDLVPDPLKDDHCEDCRETRNEEEAFAAVASIIDDSPLPLSELWDVPNLPPNYMPRAKDLSRIRQIVRENVDKPVMVTGTRQRSSLQGMGGIGKTVLAAALARDCSIRRSFPDGIYWVTLGQEPRLTQLQAQLGERMGDNPRSFGNVDDGRRRLSTLMKDRRSLFILDDAWKADHIHAFDVMGDHCRMLITTRMQNIVTEMGAVAHRVEVLDPSDAMKFLSEWSNQAVEDMPPEAAQVARECGYLPLALAMIGALLGERSNRWERALHRLKAADLKNLRRDFPDYPYPDMLRAIEVSVQSLSPELQTRYFDLAVFPEDVDIPEAALKTFWAPEGYDKFAVEDIIDEFKNRSLVKINEDSTLHLHDLLVDYVQKRAGDLTRLHERLLAAYNPENKPWPQVEDDGYLYYHLAQHLTFLGRSQELFELLTASPDWLKAKFTACRGDSAFADDVDLLLRDYQKPDLQTELVPLVQLYTVKQLVNHRIGRYNNNMIAALVWIDRKDEALSHVQLREDLGKRFDGLMTIFRSSYKKDQTHLDILSEIKAVIAAMIYPQQKVQAYLDLSQTLSDCEHQAEAAEVLQIASSLISAIPSVLSQVKVSIQLARQYQELNCEDIALNLLNHNLQVAQLIEDAYMRVSALSELAVTLRQAGEIDKSKRVFEQAEEVVQTIEDTSSRGEALSDLAAVLAQADETDESNRVFEQAEEVAQSIESAFMRASALRDLAVALAQAGRYEQAEEVAQSIESASMRGAALNALAVALAQAGRYEQAEEVAQSIEDAYMRVSALSDLARTLMQAGETEESERVFAQVEEVAQSIEDASWRGSTLRDLAAALAQAGRYEQAEEMAQSIEDAFMRASALRDLAVALAQVGRYEQAEEMAQSIESAYSRGSALSDLAAVLAQVGRYEQAEEMAQSIESAYSRGSALSDLAAVLAQAGEIDESERVFEQAEEVAQSIEDASWREYALRDLAVALAQAGRYEQAEEVAESIEDAASRGLALRALAAALTQAGETDKSKHVFEQAEEVAQTIEDTISRESALRDLAVALAQAGRYEQAEEVVQSTKFVSSREYALSDLALALAQAGETDESNRLFEQAEEVAQSIEDADSRVYALSDLARTLMQAGETEESERVFAQVEKVLQSIEDADSRGTALRALVVTLVWAGHYEQAEEVAESIEEAFSRGTALSDLAVALAQVGRYEQAEEVAESIEEAFNRMYALSALAASLAQVGRYEQAEEVAESIEEASWRGDALRALAAALARAGKVDPSLRVLVSRQLEAYIGFLAGSFEGLRVIFGQEVAYPHYVEMLVAAMKIAAWEQPRWNEVVEILETS, from the coding sequence ATGTCAGATATAGAGGATACAGGGACAGCTAATCAAGTATCAGAAAAAGCCGTTGTAAAGGGTTCCGTTTTTCTTTCTTATGCACGTGCGGATGATACGTCGGACTATAACGATCCAGAAAAATCTTTCATGCTGCGTCTCTATACCTATCTGACAGATAAGGGCTTTCAGGTATGGTGGGATCGCCAGAATATGCCCAATCGCGGTTTGACGTTTATGAAGGAAATTAGTGACGCCATTGATAAAGTCGATCGCCTGATCCTTGTCGTCGGCCCCGGTGCCGTTGAATCAGAGTATGTTCGTCAGGAGTGGGAATATGCACTTTCGATATGCAAGGTGGTGACCCCGATCCTGCGTCACGGCGACTATGACCTGGTTCCAGATCCTTTGAAGGATGACCATTGTGAAGATTGCCGCGAAACGCGAAATGAGGAAGAGGCATTCGCGGCAGTTGCCTCAATTATCGATGATTCGCCTCTGCCACTTTCAGAATTGTGGGATGTGCCAAACCTGCCGCCGAATTATATGCCGCGTGCCAAAGATCTAAGTCGAATCCGGCAAATCGTTCGCGAGAATGTGGATAAACCCGTTATGGTGACTGGGACGAGACAACGTTCTAGCTTACAGGGAATGGGGGGTATCGGCAAGACGGTCCTTGCTGCCGCACTGGCACGCGATTGTTCGATACGGCGTTCGTTTCCAGATGGCATCTACTGGGTGACGCTTGGACAAGAGCCACGCCTGACGCAGTTACAAGCCCAACTTGGCGAGCGCATGGGAGACAACCCGCGTAGCTTTGGTAATGTCGACGATGGCAGACGTCGCCTGAGTACCCTGATGAAGGACCGCCGCAGTTTATTCATTCTGGATGATGCCTGGAAAGCAGACCATATCCACGCCTTTGATGTAATGGGTGATCATTGCCGGATGCTGATCACGACACGTATGCAAAATATCGTCACCGAGATGGGGGCGGTGGCACATCGTGTGGAGGTACTGGACCCTTCAGACGCAATGAAATTCCTCTCGGAATGGTCGAATCAAGCTGTTGAGGACATGCCGCCGGAAGCTGCCCAAGTGGCACGAGAATGTGGTTATCTGCCGCTGGCTCTGGCGATGATCGGTGCCTTGCTGGGAGAGCGTAGCAATCGCTGGGAACGAGCATTACACCGTTTGAAGGCTGCTGATCTGAAAAATTTACGACGTGATTTCCCCGATTATCCCTATCCCGATATGCTGCGAGCGATTGAAGTCAGCGTGCAGTCACTTTCGCCAGAGTTACAGACGCGCTATTTTGATCTGGCTGTCTTCCCGGAAGACGTCGACATTCCCGAAGCTGCCCTGAAGACCTTCTGGGCGCCGGAAGGCTATGACAAATTTGCTGTTGAGGACATCATTGATGAATTCAAGAATCGCTCGCTTGTTAAAATTAACGAAGATAGCACCCTGCATCTGCATGACCTGCTTGTGGATTACGTCCAGAAGCGTGCAGGGGATCTAACTCGATTACATGAGCGGTTGCTAGCAGCCTACAATCCTGAAAACAAGCCCTGGCCCCAAGTCGAGGATGATGGCTATCTGTATTATCATCTCGCGCAGCACCTGACATTCCTGGGGCGTTCCCAGGAATTGTTTGAGTTGCTGACCGCATCTCCTGATTGGCTGAAGGCGAAATTCACTGCATGCCGGGGCGATAGTGCCTTCGCAGATGATGTTGATCTTCTACTACGCGATTATCAAAAGCCTGATTTACAGACTGAGCTTGTACCGCTTGTGCAACTCTATACAGTCAAACAACTTGTGAATCACCGCATTGGCCGATACAACAATAATATGATCGCAGCGCTTGTCTGGATAGATCGCAAGGATGAAGCCCTAAGTCATGTGCAGTTGCGCGAGGATCTGGGAAAGCGTTTTGACGGCTTGATGACGATCTTCCGCAGCAGCTACAAGAAGGATCAGACCCATCTTGACATCCTCAGTGAAATCAAGGCTGTGATTGCAGCGATGATCTATCCACAGCAGAAGGTCCAGGCTTATCTAGATTTAAGCCAAACGTTGTCAGATTGCGAACATCAAGCTGAGGCCGCAGAAGTCCTACAAATCGCCAGTTCACTTATTTCGGCTATCCCATCTGTCCTTTCTCAGGTAAAGGTATCTATTCAACTAGCCAGACAATACCAGGAATTAAACTGTGAAGACATTGCATTGAATTTATTGAACCATAACTTGCAAGTGGCGCAGTTGATTGAAGATGCGTACATGCGGGTGTCAGCGCTAAGTGAACTGGCGGTAACTCTGAGACAGGCAGGGGAAATAGACAAGAGCAAACGCGTATTTGAGCAAGCGGAAGAGGTGGTGCAGACGATTGAGGATACGTCCAGTCGGGGAGAGGCGCTGAGTGATCTGGCGGCGGTACTGGCGCAGGCAGATGAAACAGACGAGAGCAACCGCGTGTTTGAGCAAGCGGAAGAGGTGGCGCAGTCGATTGAGTCTGCGTTCATGCGGGCGTCTGCGCTGCGTGATCTGGCGGTGGCGCTGGCGCAGGCAGGGCGCTATGAGCAAGCGGAAGAGGTGGCGCAGTCGATTGAGTCTGCGTCCATGCGGGGGGCTGCGCTGAATGCTCTGGCGGTGGCGCTGGCGCAGGCAGGGCGCTATGAGCAAGCGGAAGAGGTGGCGCAGTCGATTGAGGATGCGTACATGCGGGTGTCAGCGCTAAGTGATCTGGCGAGGACGCTGATGCAGGCAGGTGAAACAGAGGAGAGCGAACGCGTATTTGCGCAAGTGGAAGAGGTGGCGCAGTCGATTGAGGATGCGTCTTGGCGAGGGTCTACGCTGCGTGATCTGGCGGCGGCGCTGGCGCAGGCAGGGCGCTATGAGCAAGCGGAAGAGATGGCGCAGTCGATTGAGGATGCGTTCATGCGGGCGTCTGCGCTGCGTGATCTGGCGGTGGCGCTGGCGCAGGTAGGGCGCTATGAGCAAGCGGAAGAGATGGCGCAGTCGATTGAGTCTGCGTATAGTCGGGGGTCTGCGCTAAGTGATCTGGCGGCGGTACTGGCGCAGGTAGGGCGCTATGAGCAAGCGGAAGAGATGGCGCAGTCGATTGAGTCTGCGTATAGTCGGGGGTCTGCGCTAAGTGATCTGGCGGCGGTACTGGCGCAGGCAGGTGAAATAGACGAGAGCGAACGCGTGTTTGAGCAAGCGGAAGAGGTGGCGCAGTCGATTGAGGATGCGTCTTGGCGGGAGTATGCGCTGCGTGATCTGGCGGTGGCGCTGGCGCAGGCAGGGCGCTATGAGCAAGCGGAAGAGGTGGCCGAGTCGATTGAGGATGCGGCCAGTCGGGGGCTTGCACTACGTGCTCTGGCGGCAGCTCTGACACAGGCTGGGGAAACAGACAAGAGCAAACATGTGTTTGAGCAAGCGGAAGAGGTGGCGCAGACGATTGAGGATACGATCAGTCGAGAATCTGCGCTGCGTGATCTGGCGGTGGCGCTGGCGCAGGCAGGGCGCTATGAGCAAGCGGAAGAGGTGGTCCAGTCGACTAAGTTTGTGTCCAGTCGCGAGTATGCGCTAAGTGATCTGGCGCTGGCGCTAGCGCAGGCAGGGGAAACAGACGAGAGCAATCGCTTGTTTGAGCAAGCGGAAGAGGTGGCGCAGTCGATTGAGGATGCGGACAGTCGGGTGTATGCACTAAGTGATCTGGCGAGGACGCTGATGCAGGCAGGTGAAACAGAGGAGAGCGAACGCGTATTTGCGCAAGTGGAAAAGGTGCTCCAGTCGATTGAGGATGCGGACAGTCGTGGGACTGCGCTACGTGCTCTGGTGGTGACTCTAGTCTGGGCAGGGCACTATGAGCAAGCGGAAGAGGTGGCCGAGTCGATTGAGGAGGCGTTCAGTCGTGGGACTGCGCTAAGTGATCTGGCGGTGGCGCTGGCGCAGGTAGGGCGCTATGAGCAAGCGGAAGAGGTGGCCGAGTCGATTGAGGAGGCGTTCAATCGGATGTATGCACTAAGTGCTCTGGCAGCATCTCTGGCGCAGGTAGGGCGCTATGAGCAAGCGGAAGAGGTGGCCGAGTCGATTGAGGAGGCGTCTTGGCGAGGAGATGCGCTACGTGCGCTGGCGGCGGCGCTGGCGCGAGCAGGAAAGGTTGACCCCTCTCTGCGTGTATTGGTTTCCCGGCAACTTGAGGCGTATATCGGTTTTCTGGCGGGCAGTTTCGAGGGCTTGCGGGTCATTTTTGGTCAGGAAGTAGCCTATCCACACTATGTGGAGATGCTGGTTGCGGCCATGAAAATCGCTGCCTGGGAGCAGCCTCGCTGGAATGAGGTGGTTGAAATTTTGGAAACCTCCTAG